In Arthrobacter alpinus, a single window of DNA contains:
- a CDS encoding malonic semialdehyde reductase has product MSIDIANEIDFDSQLALNSEATAALFLDARTANAWSDEEITDETLQAIYALTKMGPTAFNGQPLRITWIRSAEARERLVEHMMDGNKAKTLTAPMVAVLSFSTEWHSLMPTTAPHMADMMMPMFEANIESRTTSGSNNAHVQAGYFILAARAAGLAVGPMTGFNPAGVDAEFNADSSHSAFMVINLGKPAGPSTHDRLPRLDFDLATVTL; this is encoded by the coding sequence ATGAGCATTGACATCGCCAACGAAATCGATTTTGACTCCCAGCTCGCCCTGAACAGTGAGGCCACGGCGGCGCTGTTCCTGGACGCACGCACAGCCAACGCCTGGTCGGATGAGGAAATCACCGACGAGACCCTCCAGGCAATCTACGCCCTGACCAAGATGGGCCCCACCGCCTTCAACGGCCAGCCGCTACGCATCACCTGGATCCGTTCAGCCGAAGCCCGCGAGCGTTTGGTTGAGCACATGATGGACGGCAACAAGGCCAAGACCTTGACCGCTCCCATGGTTGCGGTACTGAGCTTCAGCACCGAATGGCATTCACTCATGCCCACCACGGCACCGCACATGGCGGACATGATGATGCCCATGTTTGAGGCCAACATTGAATCACGCACCACGTCCGGCTCGAACAACGCCCACGTGCAGGCCGGCTACTTCATCCTGGCCGCCCGCGCCGCAGGTTTGGCCGTTGGTCCCATGACGGGCTTCAATCCCGCCGGTGTCGACGCCGAATTCAATGCCGACTCTTCCCACAGCGCATTCATGGTGATCAACCTTGGCAAGCCGGCTGGCCCCAGCACCCACGACCGGCTCCCCCGCCTGGACTTCGATCTGGCCACCGTAACCTTGTAA
- a CDS encoding LacI family DNA-binding transcriptional regulator produces MSAQQYTRGPSMRDVATAAGVSAQTISRVLNDHPNVQESTRRRVLAVVEELGYRRNNTARALVTGRSKTIGVLTLATSNYSKAALALGVELGAREMGYTVNAVTSDLTVQGLTDAVSRLVLQGVDGIVIAAPLQEATEQISKITARIPTINTDGSSSMGEGMVGVDQDMAAVLATKHLLELGHKTVWHVAGPAEWSDAASRLNSWRRTLQEAGREVPPELNGDWSPESGYHNGLILGRMPEVTAILVASDEMAFGVLRALNELGRRVPEDISVVGIDDIDLAAFANPPLTTVRQSFEDTGRRAVLRLVAQITDPSLGSAPDLVAPTLVVRGSTAPPPAAS; encoded by the coding sequence ATGAGTGCGCAGCAGTACACCCGTGGCCCGTCCATGCGAGACGTCGCAACAGCCGCGGGAGTCTCCGCGCAGACCATTTCCCGCGTGCTCAATGACCATCCCAACGTTCAGGAAAGCACCCGCCGGCGAGTCTTGGCCGTGGTCGAGGAACTCGGATACCGCAGGAACAACACGGCCAGGGCGCTCGTCACCGGGCGTTCCAAAACCATTGGTGTACTGACTCTCGCTACGAGCAACTACTCGAAGGCCGCCCTGGCCTTGGGTGTTGAGCTGGGTGCGCGCGAGATGGGCTACACCGTCAACGCTGTCACCTCTGACCTGACCGTTCAGGGCCTGACCGACGCCGTCAGCCGGCTGGTTTTGCAGGGCGTGGATGGAATTGTCATCGCCGCCCCCCTCCAGGAAGCCACCGAACAGATCAGCAAGATCACGGCGCGAATTCCCACCATCAACACCGACGGCTCCTCCAGCATGGGCGAGGGCATGGTGGGTGTGGACCAGGACATGGCCGCGGTTCTGGCCACCAAGCACCTTCTGGAACTCGGGCACAAGACCGTCTGGCATGTAGCAGGACCCGCCGAATGGTCTGACGCTGCGAGCCGTTTGAACAGCTGGCGCCGAACCCTGCAGGAAGCAGGTCGCGAGGTGCCGCCCGAGCTCAACGGTGATTGGAGCCCGGAATCGGGATACCACAACGGACTCATCCTGGGCCGCATGCCCGAGGTGACGGCCATCTTGGTTGCCAGTGATGAAATGGCGTTCGGCGTGCTCCGTGCACTGAACGAACTTGGTCGGCGCGTTCCGGAAGATATCTCGGTGGTGGGCATCGATGACATCGACCTCGCCGCGTTCGCCAACCCTCCGCTGACCACCGTGCGTCAGTCCTTTGAGGACACTGGGCGGCGCGCCGTGCTGCGTCTGGTGGCCCAGATTACCGACCCGAGCCTGGGCAGCGCCCCAGATCTCGTGGCGCCCACCTTGGTTGTCCGCGGCAGCACTGCTCCCCCGCCGGCGGCGAGCTAG
- a CDS encoding ATP-binding protein, translating into MTAWTIRDFHPQDVEGILHLWQSLRESAVEPVYDLSEVLASCEQDHAVVAVQGDRVIGAAVGRAAHDQGWIVFLATLPEFRGNGIGTLLLAAVENRMAAHGLNKLSALMPETETRVEAFTNRGFVVKKNLRYFERRIPVQRAELGALEDLGGRILPRDLWDRVAGMAAEKELLERRLVLPLAEAALAEEFGVVPPRAVVLFGPPGTGKTTFAKAIASRLEWPFVEVFPSRLAGEPGGLAGALRQTFLEIAELEHAVVFIDEVEEIASQRSGEPPSPMQGVTNELLKIIPAFRDQPGRLLVCATNFIRALDSAFLRHGRFDYVIPIGLPDDEARTAMWNRFIPAQVVGRIDVAALVEASSGFSPADIEFAARSASQRALEKAMFDAVAPETGVPGTQRGPVTADYLETIAETKATVSDAVAADFLEDIAALART; encoded by the coding sequence ATGACAGCCTGGACCATCCGTGATTTTCATCCGCAAGACGTGGAGGGAATCCTCCATCTGTGGCAGTCGCTGCGCGAGAGCGCAGTGGAACCTGTCTATGACTTATCAGAGGTACTTGCCTCCTGCGAACAGGATCATGCCGTGGTGGCGGTGCAGGGGGACCGGGTCATTGGCGCTGCCGTTGGGCGCGCGGCACATGATCAGGGATGGATCGTCTTTCTCGCCACCCTGCCGGAATTTCGGGGCAATGGCATTGGCACCTTGCTGCTGGCAGCGGTTGAAAACCGGATGGCCGCTCACGGTTTGAACAAGCTCTCAGCGCTCATGCCGGAAACGGAAACCCGTGTGGAGGCTTTCACCAACCGAGGGTTCGTGGTGAAGAAGAATCTGCGCTATTTTGAGCGGCGCATCCCCGTACAGCGTGCCGAACTCGGTGCCTTGGAGGATTTGGGCGGGCGCATCCTGCCGCGTGACCTGTGGGACCGGGTGGCGGGCATGGCCGCCGAGAAGGAGCTACTGGAGCGGCGGCTTGTCTTGCCCCTGGCCGAGGCGGCCTTGGCGGAGGAATTCGGCGTGGTTCCGCCGCGCGCCGTGGTACTTTTTGGGCCGCCGGGAACAGGCAAGACCACCTTCGCAAAGGCCATTGCCTCGCGGCTGGAGTGGCCGTTCGTGGAAGTTTTCCCTTCTCGCCTGGCGGGGGAGCCCGGCGGATTGGCCGGAGCGCTGCGCCAGACCTTCCTGGAGATTGCGGAGCTGGAGCACGCCGTGGTGTTCATCGACGAGGTCGAGGAGATTGCCTCGCAGCGTTCGGGGGAGCCGCCCTCGCCCATGCAAGGGGTCACCAATGAGCTGCTGAAGATCATTCCAGCGTTCCGCGATCAACCGGGCAGGTTATTGGTGTGCGCCACGAACTTCATCCGGGCACTGGATTCGGCGTTCTTGCGCCACGGTCGCTTCGACTACGTGATTCCCATCGGCTTGCCGGACGATGAGGCCCGCACCGCGATGTGGAACCGATTCATTCCGGCCCAGGTTGTGGGGCGGATCGACGTCGCCGCACTAGTGGAGGCCAGCAGCGGATTCTCGCCCGCAGACATTGAGTTTGCCGCGCGCAGCGCGTCCCAGCGGGCGCTCGAAAAGGCCATGTTCGACGCCGTTGCACCCGAGACCGGTGTGCCCGGTACACAGCGTGGTCCCGTCACGGCCGATTACCTGGAGACGATAGCCGAGACGAAGGCAACCGTCAGCGATGCCGTGGCCGCCGACTTCCTTGAAGACATCGCAGCCCTGGCAAGGACCTAG
- a CDS encoding NUDIX hydrolase, translating to MEELAPLEDACTVVLLRDGDAGLETLMLERPKSSRAFGGAWVFPGGKVDAEDRVAGTGGSTNELAAAVRAGLREVAEETGQQLRGSDLVWLSQWTPLQSLPRRFRTWFMLAAAVSTTVVLNPHEHSRYAWLTPAEALARHGRGEIMLVPPTWVTLHHLAGLDNVSQALADTKANKPFEYETHLLPSDSGTAAESPLRGVMWPGDGAYPSLQHTAPGARHRLLTAALPWSFEHTIG from the coding sequence ATGGAAGAACTTGCACCTCTAGAGGATGCCTGCACCGTTGTGCTGTTGCGCGACGGCGATGCAGGGCTGGAAACCTTGATGCTCGAACGGCCTAAGAGCAGCAGGGCCTTTGGCGGCGCATGGGTGTTTCCCGGAGGGAAAGTGGACGCTGAAGATCGGGTTGCCGGAACCGGCGGTTCCACCAATGAACTGGCTGCGGCCGTGCGTGCCGGCCTGCGCGAAGTGGCGGAGGAAACTGGGCAGCAGCTGCGTGGTTCTGATCTCGTCTGGCTGTCGCAGTGGACGCCCCTGCAGAGCCTTCCTCGACGATTCAGGACGTGGTTCATGCTGGCAGCTGCGGTGTCAACAACCGTGGTGCTGAACCCCCATGAGCATTCACGCTACGCGTGGCTGACTCCCGCCGAAGCCCTTGCCCGCCATGGTCGCGGCGAGATCATGCTGGTTCCGCCGACCTGGGTCACACTGCATCACTTGGCCGGTCTGGACAACGTCTCCCAGGCGCTCGCGGATACGAAGGCCAACAAGCCTTTTGAATACGAAACCCACCTGCTCCCCTCTGACAGTGGAACTGCAGCTGAATCACCTTTACGCGGTGTCATGTGGCCCGGTGACGGCGCGTATCCATCACTTCAGCACACTGCGCCCGGTGCCCGTCACCGGTTGCTCACCGCGGCCCTGCCCTGGAGCTTCGAACACACAATTGGGTGA
- the corA gene encoding magnesium/cobalt transporter CorA, translating to MTIIDNAVYVDGSRFANPHSLEQTYEVMDSCGGMAWIGMFRPDAAEMKSLAAEFSLHELAVEDTIMAHQRPKLERYDDVLFTVLRPARYIDADETVEFGELHIFTGKDFVVTIRHAETPGLASTRTRLEADPTLLAMGPEAVLYAIVDQVVDDYQPVVNGLENDIDEIEDQLFAGDPNVSRRIYQLSREVIQFQRAIHPLRDMLERLKAGFAKYQVNVELQRYLRDVEDHVESVTARADSFRQLLQNALTVDGTLTTNRQNAASAAENQQMKKISSWAAILFAPSFVGSIYGMNFDHMPELHWAFGYPFALALMFLVGLGMYIIFKKKTWL from the coding sequence GTGACCATCATTGATAATGCCGTGTACGTGGACGGCTCGCGCTTCGCCAATCCGCACAGCCTGGAGCAGACCTACGAGGTCATGGATTCCTGTGGCGGGATGGCCTGGATTGGCATGTTCCGCCCCGATGCTGCCGAGATGAAGTCACTGGCCGCGGAGTTTTCACTTCACGAACTGGCCGTTGAGGACACCATCATGGCCCACCAACGACCCAAGCTGGAGAGGTATGACGACGTTCTCTTCACAGTGCTTCGGCCCGCCCGATACATCGATGCGGATGAGACGGTGGAGTTCGGCGAACTTCACATCTTTACCGGCAAGGACTTTGTAGTCACCATCCGCCACGCTGAAACGCCGGGCTTGGCTTCCACCCGAACACGGCTCGAGGCGGATCCAACGCTGCTGGCCATGGGGCCTGAAGCGGTGCTCTACGCCATCGTGGACCAGGTGGTCGATGACTACCAGCCCGTGGTGAACGGTCTGGAAAATGACATCGACGAGATCGAGGACCAGCTCTTTGCCGGAGATCCCAACGTCTCCCGCCGCATCTACCAGCTCTCCCGCGAGGTCATTCAGTTCCAGCGGGCCATCCACCCGTTGCGGGACATGCTTGAGCGGCTCAAGGCAGGTTTCGCCAAATACCAGGTCAATGTTGAACTCCAAAGGTACCTGCGCGATGTGGAAGACCACGTGGAATCCGTGACAGCCAGGGCAGACTCCTTCCGCCAGCTGCTACAAAATGCGCTGACGGTTGATGGAACCCTGACAACGAACCGGCAAAACGCTGCCAGCGCAGCGGAGAACCAGCAGATGAAGAAAATCTCCTCCTGGGCGGCGATCTTGTTTGCACCGTCCTTTGTGGGTTCAATCTATGGAATGAATTTTGATCACATGCCCGAGCTTCATTGGGCGTTCGGGTACCCCTTTGCCCTGGCCCTGATGTTCCTGGTTGGTCTTGGCATGTACATCATTTTCAAGAAGAAGACGTGGCTCTAG
- a CDS encoding Lrp/AsnC family transcriptional regulator codes for MAATAKNVRREQPQGNQAPEALDAVDRQIIDTLVSDARITNRDLADAVGIAPSTALMRTRALMERGAIEGFEAKLNLASIGRAVQALIAVRLRAHDRDQIDTFTARVPLLPEVLSTFHTSGSVDYLLHIAVRDTDALRDWVLDNLTTDPVVGHTETTLVFKHIPGHTGPLD; via the coding sequence ATGGCAGCAACGGCGAAGAACGTTCGGCGGGAACAACCTCAGGGGAATCAAGCACCCGAGGCGCTGGATGCCGTGGACCGTCAGATCATTGACACCCTGGTCTCAGATGCCCGGATCACCAACAGGGATCTCGCCGACGCAGTGGGGATTGCCCCGTCCACCGCACTGATGCGCACTCGTGCACTCATGGAACGCGGCGCCATCGAAGGCTTTGAGGCAAAGCTCAACCTGGCCTCGATTGGCCGGGCAGTCCAGGCGCTCATTGCTGTTCGTCTGCGCGCCCACGATCGGGACCAGATCGATACTTTTACCGCGCGCGTCCCCCTGCTGCCCGAGGTACTCTCCACCTTTCACACTTCAGGCTCCGTTGACTACCTGCTGCACATTGCCGTCCGCGACACCGACGCGCTGCGTGATTGGGTTTTGGACAACCTGACCACCGATCCCGTGGTGGGCCACACCGAAACCACCCTGGTGTTTAAGCACATTCCAGGACACACCGGCCCGCTGGACTAA
- a CDS encoding malate dehydrogenase, which translates to MNAHAPSPVTVTVTGAAGQIGYALLFRIASGAMLGPDVPVKLNLLEIPQAAKAAEGTVLELMDCAFPLVAGLEVFDDPVKAFDGANVALLVGARPRGPGMERADLLSANGGIFSVQGRALNAGAAEDLKVVVVGNPANTNALIAASHAPDIPASRFTAMTRLDHDRAVAQLAAKTGSPVSSISKLAIWGNHSASQYPDITHATANGIPATTLVEQGWIADEFIPRVAKRGAEIIEVRGGSSAASAANAAIEHMRLWIQGTPDGEWTSMAVPSDGSYGVPEGLVSSFPVTTRGGKYAIVPNLELSDFSRARIDASVAELVSEREAVTELGLL; encoded by the coding sequence ATGAACGCACATGCGCCTTCCCCCGTCACCGTCACGGTCACCGGGGCCGCCGGCCAGATCGGCTATGCATTGCTCTTCCGGATTGCCTCCGGCGCCATGTTGGGCCCCGACGTGCCGGTCAAACTGAACCTGTTGGAAATCCCCCAGGCCGCCAAAGCTGCGGAGGGCACCGTCTTGGAATTGATGGATTGCGCCTTTCCCCTTGTGGCCGGGCTGGAGGTCTTTGACGATCCAGTCAAGGCGTTCGACGGCGCCAATGTCGCACTGCTTGTGGGCGCCCGTCCACGGGGCCCTGGCATGGAGCGGGCCGATCTTCTCAGCGCCAATGGTGGCATCTTCTCCGTACAAGGCAGGGCACTTAACGCCGGTGCGGCAGAGGACCTGAAAGTTGTTGTGGTGGGGAACCCGGCCAACACCAACGCCTTGATTGCGGCATCACACGCACCTGACATCCCGGCGTCGCGCTTTACCGCCATGACCCGGCTTGATCATGACCGGGCCGTGGCGCAACTGGCAGCCAAAACCGGCTCACCCGTCAGCAGCATCAGCAAACTGGCCATCTGGGGCAACCACTCGGCCTCCCAGTACCCGGACATCACCCACGCAACGGCTAACGGCATCCCGGCAACAACCCTGGTTGAACAGGGATGGATTGCTGATGAATTCATTCCCCGTGTCGCCAAGCGGGGCGCCGAGATCATTGAGGTGCGCGGCGGTTCCTCCGCCGCGTCGGCCGCCAACGCCGCCATTGAACACATGCGCCTGTGGATCCAGGGCACGCCCGACGGCGAGTGGACCAGCATGGCGGTCCCCTCGGACGGGTCCTATGGAGTACCCGAGGGCTTGGTGAGTTCCTTCCCCGTCACCACCAGGGGCGGCAAGTATGCCATTGTGCCCAATCTTGAGCTCAGCGACTTTTCCCGCGCCCGTATCGATGCCTCGGTCGCGGAATTGGTTTCGGAGCGCGAAGCTGTCACGGAATTGGGTTTGCTCTGA
- a CDS encoding N-acetylglucosamine kinase, producing MDTKPFNSPKYPARFVGLDIGGSKTRGIVWTDGVISSDSSVGSTNVQNVSAQTAQSNMTELFTLLDATGATEVFAGAGGVDTDDDAAALRALIAPFVPSAKVTVVHDTRLLLAAAGATEGVAVIAGTGSAAWGVNAAGVEARAGGWGYLLGDEGSGYWLGREAVRHSLRRMDSGEPADDLTVALLDYCGLSSPGELIAHFHQGTTRRYWAASSPVIFAAAARGHEHALALVDQAGADLAGMAAKVAGQLGISGPIVLGSGMGSNVPALQEAFKAHLAERGITDVHILAQDPIFGIPLLVGQARPVRAA from the coding sequence GTGGACACTAAACCCTTTAACTCACCCAAGTACCCCGCGCGCTTCGTAGGGCTTGATATTGGCGGCTCCAAAACCCGTGGCATCGTGTGGACAGACGGCGTGATCAGCTCCGATTCCAGCGTGGGAAGCACCAATGTCCAGAACGTGAGTGCCCAGACAGCCCAAAGCAATATGACTGAACTTTTCACACTCCTTGACGCCACGGGGGCCACGGAAGTCTTTGCCGGCGCCGGCGGTGTTGACACGGACGACGACGCCGCCGCCCTGCGCGCCTTGATCGCTCCCTTTGTGCCGAGTGCGAAGGTGACGGTGGTGCATGACACCCGATTGTTGCTCGCCGCGGCGGGGGCCACCGAGGGCGTGGCCGTGATTGCCGGAACGGGATCGGCGGCTTGGGGTGTCAATGCGGCTGGTGTTGAGGCCCGTGCAGGTGGCTGGGGATATCTGCTCGGTGATGAAGGCAGCGGCTACTGGCTGGGCAGGGAAGCCGTCCGGCACAGCCTGCGTCGAATGGATTCGGGGGAGCCTGCGGATGACCTCACCGTGGCACTGCTGGATTATTGCGGGCTTTCGTCTCCGGGCGAATTGATCGCGCACTTCCACCAGGGCACAACACGGCGCTATTGGGCGGCCTCGTCGCCGGTGATTTTTGCCGCTGCCGCCCGGGGGCATGAACATGCCCTTGCCCTTGTTGACCAGGCCGGCGCTGACCTTGCCGGCATGGCGGCTAAAGTGGCCGGTCAATTGGGCATTTCTGGTCCCATAGTGTTGGGCAGCGGCATGGGGAGCAACGTCCCGGCGCTCCAAGAGGCGTTCAAGGCACACCTTGCTGAGCGCGGCATCACGGATGTGCACATTCTGGCGCAGGACCCGATCTTTGGCATTCCGCTGCTGGTCGGGCAGGCCCGCCCCGTCCGAGCTGCGTAG
- a CDS encoding nitronate monooxygenase, with product MFVTPLIAAPMAGGTTTPELALATHGAGAFPFAAGGYRTAEQLATHIAPLRAAGMDFGVNLFVPRPFPLGADESAALATYRTQLLATARRYGTEVPGTVLAEDDPKVQDFWAEKVDLLLADPVSMVSFTFGLAPAPVVARLQKVGTRVMASVTSVAEALAAVETGVDALLVQHANAGGHTAAFLSGPTNSSATLPELISAVRDAVKLPIVGAGGIAGAEDVKAVLAAGAEAAALGTALLRTDESGARTLHKDALADPAYTATVMTRAFTGKLARALVNDFVRDHSGSAPEAYPEVHFLTAPLRAAASAANDPRALNLWAGTGWKSAKSGPAAAVVEGFLKGLS from the coding sequence ATGTTCGTCACACCTTTGATCGCCGCACCCATGGCAGGCGGAACCACCACGCCGGAACTCGCCTTGGCCACGCATGGCGCCGGTGCATTCCCCTTCGCCGCCGGTGGTTACAGGACCGCAGAACAACTTGCCACCCATATTGCCCCGTTGCGCGCGGCTGGCATGGACTTCGGCGTGAACCTCTTTGTGCCAAGGCCTTTCCCTCTTGGTGCCGACGAGTCCGCGGCCCTGGCCACCTACCGGACTCAACTATTGGCCACTGCCCGCCGCTACGGCACCGAAGTGCCCGGCACGGTCCTGGCGGAGGACGATCCGAAGGTGCAGGATTTTTGGGCCGAGAAGGTCGATCTCCTGCTGGCTGATCCGGTCTCCATGGTCAGCTTCACCTTTGGCCTGGCACCAGCCCCGGTGGTGGCCCGACTCCAGAAGGTGGGCACGCGAGTCATGGCGTCGGTGACCAGCGTTGCCGAAGCCCTGGCCGCAGTCGAGACAGGCGTCGACGCTCTCCTGGTGCAGCACGCCAACGCCGGTGGCCATACCGCCGCGTTCCTTTCGGGGCCGACGAACTCCTCAGCTACCTTGCCAGAACTGATTTCTGCCGTTCGAGATGCCGTGAAGCTTCCAATTGTGGGCGCTGGCGGGATTGCCGGAGCCGAGGACGTGAAGGCAGTCCTGGCGGCTGGGGCCGAGGCCGCCGCTCTTGGCACAGCCCTGCTCCGCACTGACGAGAGCGGCGCGCGCACACTCCACAAGGACGCGCTGGCCGATCCCGCCTATACGGCCACAGTCATGACGCGGGCGTTCACGGGGAAGCTGGCCCGGGCACTCGTCAATGATTTTGTCCGGGACCATTCAGGCTCAGCTCCCGAGGCCTACCCGGAGGTACATTTCCTGACGGCTCCGCTCCGGGCCGCGGCTTCTGCTGCAAACGATCCACGGGCCCTGAACCTGTGGGCCGGGACCGGATGGAAGTCCGCCAAGAGCGGCCCTGCCGCAGCTGTGGTTGAGGGATTTCTAAAGGGCCTTTCCTAG
- a CDS encoding lipase family protein, producing MAKAPWWVSLAVGVLCTWLGFTIATKPLSSLGALTFYMGASFIISGISDLVESEKFGAASIRMMLGWGWIAAGVVVLAWVGGTMAVLPAFIAISLLVSGVIRSVGAIFGKGRLADERVATMILALADLVFGVVALAWPDVTLLVVAVLFGARTLLFGLGRIFNSLAALIAGFHARRRPGAAPAVGTTRPAPFRRWMRVIGAVLSLALAVAVAGLGAQVRSGAPRVDAFYDAPAAVPDGPGHLLKSEPFTTGVPKNARAWRILYTTTRDDSTPAVASAVVLTSLKPASGPRPVITWAHGTTGYAEPCAPSNLSGSFDSGALPALDHVVENGWVLVTTDYAGLGTKGPQPYLIGQGEARSVLDSVRAAKALDTEQDELTMAEETVVWGHSQGGQAALWTGGLAASYAPDVKISGVAAMAPASDAIGLVKNMPNIAGGSVFAAYVAAAYADTYPDVSFNDYIAPAARTFVREMSTRCLSEPGVLVSLINALAIDRDKTIFSKDPTTGAMGERLRENTPVLPIGFPLFVAQGAADTLVVPSVQDAYVAARCRAGQELLYKKYAGKDHMSVVAPDSPLIADLLSWTQERIEGLPATGNCADLP from the coding sequence TTGGCCAAGGCACCATGGTGGGTATCGCTCGCTGTTGGAGTGCTCTGCACCTGGTTGGGGTTCACCATTGCCACCAAACCGCTTTCCTCCTTGGGCGCGTTGACGTTTTATATGGGTGCCAGCTTCATCATCTCCGGCATCTCGGATCTGGTGGAGAGCGAGAAGTTCGGCGCCGCGAGCATTCGCATGATGCTGGGTTGGGGCTGGATTGCCGCGGGCGTGGTGGTGCTTGCCTGGGTTGGTGGCACCATGGCCGTGCTGCCGGCTTTCATTGCCATCTCCCTCCTGGTCTCCGGCGTGATCCGCAGCGTCGGGGCCATCTTCGGCAAGGGTCGCCTGGCCGACGAACGCGTTGCCACCATGATCCTTGCGCTCGCAGACCTCGTCTTCGGGGTGGTGGCGCTGGCCTGGCCCGATGTGACGCTGCTGGTGGTGGCCGTCCTCTTTGGCGCCCGCACCCTGCTCTTTGGCCTGGGGCGGATCTTCAATTCCCTGGCAGCGCTCATCGCAGGTTTCCATGCACGACGGCGCCCGGGCGCCGCCCCCGCTGTGGGAACCACCAGGCCCGCGCCGTTCCGGCGCTGGATGCGGGTCATCGGTGCCGTGTTGTCGCTGGCATTGGCGGTGGCCGTCGCCGGACTGGGAGCGCAGGTGCGCAGCGGCGCGCCCCGGGTGGACGCGTTTTATGACGCCCCGGCCGCTGTTCCCGATGGGCCCGGCCACTTGCTCAAGAGCGAGCCCTTCACCACAGGTGTCCCGAAGAACGCCAGGGCGTGGCGGATTCTGTACACCACCACCCGTGACGATTCCACGCCCGCCGTGGCAAGCGCCGTCGTGCTTACCTCGCTGAAACCCGCCAGCGGGCCGCGGCCCGTGATCACGTGGGCGCACGGCACCACGGGTTATGCCGAGCCGTGTGCGCCGTCCAACCTGTCGGGATCCTTCGACTCGGGCGCCCTGCCGGCGCTTGATCACGTTGTTGAGAACGGGTGGGTGCTCGTCACCACCGACTACGCGGGCCTCGGCACCAAGGGGCCGCAGCCGTACTTGATCGGTCAGGGTGAGGCACGATCCGTGCTGGATTCCGTGCGGGCGGCTAAGGCGCTGGATACCGAGCAGGATGAGCTGACCATGGCTGAAGAAACTGTCGTGTGGGGCCATTCGCAGGGAGGACAGGCCGCACTGTGGACTGGCGGGCTGGCCGCCAGTTACGCTCCGGACGTCAAAATTAGTGGCGTGGCAGCCATGGCCCCCGCCAGCGACGCGATTGGACTGGTGAAAAACATGCCCAACATTGCCGGTGGAAGTGTGTTTGCCGCCTACGTTGCCGCGGCCTACGCCGACACGTATCCGGATGTCTCGTTCAACGATTACATTGCCCCGGCGGCCCGTACCTTTGTTCGCGAGATGTCCACGCGATGCCTTTCCGAACCCGGGGTGTTGGTGTCCCTGATCAATGCCCTCGCGATTGACAGAGACAAGACCATCTTCAGCAAGGACCCCACCACGGGCGCCATGGGTGAACGTTTGCGAGAGAACACCCCCGTGTTGCCCATTGGGTTCCCGTTGTTTGTAGCCCAGGGCGCGGCCGATACCTTGGTGGTCCCGTCCGTGCAGGATGCCTACGTTGCCGCACGATGCAGGGCCGGGCAGGAGCTGCTCTACAAGAAGTATGCGGGCAAGGACCACATGAGCGTTGTGGCGCCGGACTCGCCGCTCATCGCTGACCTGCTCAGCTGGACGCAAGAGCGGATCGAGGGCCTGCCAGCCACGGGGAACTGCGCGGATTTGCCGTAG